The Quercus robur chromosome 7, dhQueRobu3.1, whole genome shotgun sequence genome has a segment encoding these proteins:
- the LOC126691029 gene encoding putative F-box/kelch-repeat protein At4g22430, whose amino-acid sequence MAVESSTDASLVSRCKRRKENPEYPIQSPCRKRRIKHPDEPEPEPEPEPSYEFINKLPDAILFEILYRLPYRSAFKFMSVTKRWLSLISHPYFVSRFIHHRHQLGKSDSDPFTLLLYYTPPDIQVHPPKNIYEFRIKSSFNDLLLVYREVPGTTRKPGFCKYYIFNPFTKQWLKLPRIPLLRENTSVRVGFICDPYRCDKEHGCFTNVHYRYKVVRIHSPTQSDTTQLYMEIFSSETGEWCHSIVSSPRGLNPFTSKVVHADVVTCNGMLHWADTEVDGMIKGFVVFDPFNDAEQCHYINLPIPHLPPDEFFFGVCQGRLRIFQRPWHLYYPGSFKFLIWELEDYGNEGTWCRKQRVYLNNLENSKLVKLAKNFSYSKLDFLAFHPKDGEIFFFKFPDYIVQCNSRTRVLEVARKLKCTDVSLFLLSRPLWPTPVPSLPFELECPPNC is encoded by the coding sequence ATGGCAGTAGAGTCAAGCACAGACGCTTCTTTGGTTTCACgttgcaaaagaagaaaagaaaacccagagTATCCGATTCAGTCTCCATGTCGCAAGAGAAGAATAAAACATCCTGACGAACCAGAACCAGAACCAGAACCAGAACCATCCTATGAATTCATCAACAAACTCCCTGATGCTATATTGTTCGAGATTCTTTATCGACTCCCTTACCGATCTGCTTTCAAGTTCATGTCCGTCACCAAGCGCTGGCTTTCTCTTATTTCTCATCCTTACTTTGTTAGCCGCTTCATTCACCACCGCCACCAGTTAGGTAAGTCAGATTCAGACCCCTTTACTCTTCTGTTGTATTATACACCACCAGATATCCAGGTTCATCCACCGAAGAATATTTATGAGTTTCGTATCAAGTCATCATTCAACGACTTGTTGCTGGTATACCGCGAAGTTCCAGGGACTACAAGGAAGCCAGGCTTTTGCAAGTACTACATCTTCAATCCATTTACCAAACAATGGCTCAAGCTCCCTCGTATTCCACTCCTGAGAGAGAATACATCCGTTAGAGTCGGCTTTATATGCGATCCTTATAGGTGTGACAAAGAGCATGGGTGTTTTACAAATGTGCATTACAGATACAAGGTGGTACGCATTCATTCTCCCACTCAATCCGATACTACTCAGTTATATATGGAGATCTTTTCTTCTGAGACTGGTGAATGGTGCCACTCAATTGTTTCGTCGCCACGGGGATTGAACCCCTTCACATCTAAGGTCGTGCATGCTGATGTTGTTACCTGCAATGGGATGCTTCATTGGGCGGATACAGAAGTAGATGGAATGATCAAAGGCTTTGTGGTTTTCGATCCATTCAACGATGCAGAACAATGCCATTATATCAATTTACCTATACCCCATTTGCCTCCAGATGAATTCTTCTTTGGAGTGTGCCAAGGGCGCCTTCGGATATTCCAGCGTCCTTGGCATCTATACTACCCTGgtagtttcaaatttttaatttgggaacTAGAGGACTATGGTAATGAAGGTACATGGTGCAGAAAACAGAGAGTTTATCTCAATAACTTGGAAAATTCTAAGCTTGTTAAGTTAGCAAAGAATTTCAGTTATTCCAAGTTGGATTTTCTAGCTTTTCACCCAAAGGATGGtgaaattttcttctttaaattccCAGATTACATTGTCCAGTGCAACTCGAGGACTAGGGTATTGGAAGTAGCCCGCAAACTAAAATGTACAGATGTCTCTTTGTTTCTACTTTCGCGACCATTGTGGCCAACTCCGGTTCCGTCTCTCCCATTTGAACTTGAATGCCCTCCTAACTGTTAG